The Prevotella melaninogenica region TATCAGCAAAGCCTGTAAAGTCTTCAATAATACCATGTCGATTAGGCTGTTGTACGATAACTCCAGCCACACCACCTGCCTGCAATTGGTTCTTTAAGTCTTCGTGTGAAGTCTCTCCATCAACCGCCTTGATTGCCTTGAGCTTAATGCCATGAAAATGTGCGTAAGTCTTTAATACGCCAATGATATTCTTGCATAAAGTCTCAGAATATAATACAGTGTCAGCCTTCTTGGCATTATCAAAAGCTACCATCATAGCTTCAGCACTTGCTGTAGTGCCTTCATACATAGAAGCGTTGGCAATATCCATACCAGTAAGTTCAGCCATCATACTTTGGAACTCAAAGATATAATGGAGTGTTCCTTGTGATATTTCAGCTTGATAGGGGGTATATGATGTAAGAAACTCCGAACGACTGAGAAGATTCTGAATAACACTTGGCGCATAGTGGTCATATACACCTCCACCTGCGAAGCAAGTAAGTTTGTCATTCTTTTGTCCAAGTTTCTCAAAGAAAGCGCGTATTTCTAACTCGCTCATCGTCTCAGGAATATCATAATCTCCCTTGAAACGGATGCTCTCGGGTACTTCAGCATATAGGTCTTCAAGCTTCTTTATGCCAATACGGTCAAGCATCTGTTGTATATCCTCACCTGTGTGAGGTAAAAACTTATGAATCATTTGTTTAGGATTGAATAGGTTAGTAGTAGACTGATATAAATATAAATAAGCGTTTATAAGCGATGATAGGCTTTTCTATCATCACCTATTTGCACTTATAAACGCCCATATATTTATTTCGTAGAACTTTATTCTGCACAGAATTCTTCGTAAGCTTTAGCATCCATAAGATTCTTTAGCTCTGCAGTATCTGTAAGTTCAACTTTTATAATCCAGTTTTCGTATGCATCTTTATTGAGCAAGTCTGGTTCATCTTCCAATGCCTCATTAACTTCGATAACCTTACCTGAGACTGGAGACTTGAGGTCTGAAGCAGCCTTAACACTCTCGATAGCACCGAAATCTTCGTCTACTTCAATGTTATCGTCTACATCTGGCATATCAACATATACGATGTTACCTAAAGCGTGCTGTGCATAATCGGTAATACCAATATAGCCAACACTGCCAACTACTTTCACGAATTCATGTGACTCTGAATAATAGAGTCCTTCAATAACTTTTGCCATAATATTATTTTTTTGATTGTTTATTAGCTTTATAGATTTTATTTCTTATAGTGATTCTCATAGAATTTCTTCTTAACAACAGTGCCTGGGAAAGTCTTCTTGCGGATTTGGATCTCAAGTCTATCACCCAACTGAACGGAAGCTTCTACCAATGCGACAGCACAACTCTTATCAACAGAGATGAGGTGGTAGCCCGTGGTGACTTCACCAACTTCTACACCATCTTTCAGAACCTTGTATCCATGACGAGGAATAGCATTATCGTCTAACTCAATACCACGGAGACGCTGGCTGACACCTTCTGCCTTTTGTTTCAAAAGGGCTTCCTTTCCGATAAACTCTTCTTTATCAAACTTCACGAACATTGATAAACCAGCCATGACTGGAGTTATCTTATCAGAAAGTTCATTACCATATAGAGGCATTCCTACCTCAAAACGCAAGGTGTCTCGGCAGCCTAATCCACAAGGTTTTACGCCAGCTTCAATCAGTTTATCCCATATCTTTACGATATATTCTGGTGTGCCATAAACTTCAAAACCGTCTTCTCCAGTGTATCCTGTACGAGAAACGATAACCTCAGTACCATCTTGCTGAAGACGCTTTACCTCATAGAACTTCAATTCTTTGCAAGCAAGCCCGAGTACATCTTCTAACATGCTTTCAGCCTTTGGACCTTGAATTGCTAACTGACCATAAGCTTCGCTCTTGTTCTCAATAATAACATCGAAACCTTCTGCGTTCTGTTCAATCCATGCTATGTCCTTATCAATGTTGGAAGCATTGATTGTCATGAGGTACAAGTGGTCGTCAAGTTTACAAATACATGTGTCATCTACAACTCCACCATCAGGGTAGCAAATCATACCGTAAAGCACCTTACCCGCAGCAAGTCCGTTTACGTCATTTGTAAAGATATGGTTAATAAACTTGTCTGCTTCGGGACCTGATACTATAACCTCTCCCATGTGAGACACATCAAAAACTCCGCAATGTTCTCTTACTGCGTTATGCTCATCAATAATTCCTGTATATTGGATGGGCATGTCAAAGCCTGCAAAAGGAGTGATAAGTGCACCTAATGCTACGTGTTTGTCATATAGACATGTTCTTTTGTTTGTCATATTGTTTAGGTTTATAAGTTTGGTTCTTCGTTTGGTAGCTTGTAAGTATATGCTTAGGTAGACCTATTTGCAAAGTCTGCTTGCAAATATAGGAAAAAGCCGTGAAGAGGCAAAATAAAATATAATATTTTGATGTTAATAAAGTTAAAGTGTAAAAAAGTTCAATTATCTGTATCTCACATTAGGTTGATTTCGATATTTATTTGTATTTTTGCATTTCCCAGAATAAAAAGATGTATCAGTTTAATGAAGAAACTTCAACAATTATTTTTGTTATTAGCCTGCATATTGGTTTTGGCAGTTGCGGCTGTACAACGTGATGGAAAACTATTGGGTAATCGTGTGTTTAGTAATGATAACAAGGAAACAAAAACCAAGATAGATACCCTTCGTACATTAGATGATGGTAGGGTTGTTATCAATACCACTTATTTAGCAAAGGATGTAAAGGGCTTTGGAGGCACAGTTCCTTTAGATATTTATCTTAAGAAAGGGAAAGTACAGCAGGTAAAGGCATTACATAATTCTGAGACCCCCGAATTCTTCCAAGAAGCCAGTGAATTATTAAATCGTTGGAATGGTAAAACGACCGAGCAGGCGTTGGCTATGAAGGTTGACGGCGTAACTGGAGCCACTTACTCTTCAAATGCTATTATTGGAAATATGAAGGCTGGTTTACAGTATGCGGCTAAGAATGTGAAAGAGACTTCATTCTTAGATAGACTGGACTTACGAGCAAAGACGATAATTGGTTTTATTGTTGTTCTTATGGCAGCTATTATTCCTTTGTTTGTTAAGAACAAGCGTTATCGTGTCTTCCAGCTCTTATTGAACTTTGTGGTTTTAGGCTTATGGGGAGGAACATTCATTTCATGGTCTGTTCTTGTTGGCTTCATGTCTGGTGGTATGAATGTATGGATATCATTGATTCCTATCATTATGTTGATAACAGCCTTCATTTATCCCCTTTTTGGTAAGAAGAATTACTACTGTACGCATGTTTGTCCGTTAGGCTCTGTACAAGAGTTGGCGGGAATGATAAATCATAATAAGTTGAAGATGAGCAAACAGACTGTACAATATCTTGAACATTTCCGTAAACTATTGTTTTGGGTGTTGATGATCTTGATGCTTGCAGGTGTTTGGTCACAGTGGATGGATTATGAATTGTTTGTAGCTTTTATATTCAAATCAGCAGCTTGGGTAATTATTCTGATAGCTGTTGTGTTTATCTTGCTGTCATTCTTTGTACCACGTCCTTATTGTCGCTTTGTCTGTCCAATGGGAAGTCTATTAAAGTTGCCTACAACTAAGGTTACAAAGTGGGTGTAGTGTAGGAATAAAACAGCCCACATCCATCTTTAAGTAAATAGGTTGGGAGTATGTATCTGTTGAAAAAATATTGACATTAGATTACTAATTTCCCCCTTTGAATGGTCAAAAATCACTTCTGTTTGATACATTCGTAACCTACAGAGAATCAGATATTTGTAAAACGTGAAAGTAAAAGGTGCTTAATCGGACTTCAAAAGGGCGTTAGTAAGACCCCAAAAGGGCATCTTTTGCAAGCCTATTGGGCGTCTTTTAGAAGCTAAAAGAGCATGTTCTTAAAAATAGGGAGTAAAAAATTAGGACAAATGCTCTTATACCAATCTCTTTTCAAATGAGTAGGGGAGATGACGATGTGTTTTCCGTATATAAAATAAGGAGGAAAGATTAAGTTAATCTTTCCTCCTTATTCCTCATCTCCTTTCAGAAAGTTTATGGGTCTTTAGTAATTTGGAGTGATAAGGTTTACCTTATAATGTAAGGGCTTTAGTTTCTCACTATATGTTTTGGATGAATCAGTTTTATTTCTGTTCTTCTCCTTCCCAAAACTCCCAGCTTGCGAAAGCCTGTAGAAGAAGCATTTCAAGACCATTCTTTATAATAGCTCCACGCTCACGCCCTTTTGTCATAAATAAGGTTTCATCAGGGTTATAAAGTAGGTCGTAGAGTAGTGTATGGCTGTCCATAGCCTCGTATGGAAGCGACGGACACACCTCAGTATTGGGATACATGCCGAGTGGAGTACAGTTAACAATCACATTATACTCACGAATAATCTCAGGAGTTATTTCTTCGTAGGTTAAAACCTCAGCTCGTTTTGTACGTGATACGAACTTCGTTTCCAGTCCGAGCGACTTTAGCCCATAGTTGATAGCCTTTGATGCACCCCCAGTTCCGAGGATAAGCGCCTTCTTATGGTGGCGTTCAAGTAAAGGTTCAATACTACGTGTGAAGCCAATCACATCACTATTGAAGCCTTTAAGTATAGTTTTATTGCCTTTGTGGGTGACACGAATAACATTTACAGCACCAATAGCTTTAGCTTCTGGACTAAGACTATCAAGATAAGGAATTACCTGCTCCTTATATGGAATGGTCACATTCAGTCCACGTAATTGAGGATTAGCATCAACAACCTCTTTGAAATCCTCTATTGATGGAATTTCAAAGTTGATATATTGGGCATTGATGTGTTCGTTCTCGAATTTCTCATTGAAATAGCCAATAGAGAAAGAATGCCCTAATGGGTAGCCAATTAGTCCGTACTTGTCCATATCTTTACCTTGTTCTATAAATTATTTTATCCATCCGTTACATCGAACGATATTCTACTTACAAACAAACTTTCCTGTCACTTCTGTCATTCAAATCGGTTGCTTAATGCTCTGTATCACACTTGTTTAACTTGAAGTGTTAAATGTGACAGGAAAATGAAATCAAAACTATTATGATAATGTGTCTAATAATTTCTCTCTGTCATATTAGGTTTTGTAAGTCAATATCTCAGAAGAATCCTATTTCTCTGCAAAATACATTGTACAGATACCGAATGTCAACCGGCGGAAAGAGCTTTTCGCAAAGCCTGCTTTTTGGAATATCTCCATCATCTTTTCGCCTTGTGGGAAAGCCTCAACAGTCTTGTTAAGGTATTCATATGCACTTTTATCTTTTGAGATAAACTTAGCATAGTTCAGCAAGAATGTGTTAGAATAGATGCGGAAAAGTTGTTTCATAGGGAACTTAACAGGTGTTGTCAGTTCTACTATGCTTAGATGTCCGCCCCTCTTCAGTACACGACAAATCTCGGCAAGTCCTTTGTCGAGGTTCTGGAAGTTACGAATACCGAATGCAGCTGTCACAGCATCAAACGTATTGTCAGGAAAAGAAAGGTTAAGACAGTCTTCTTTCTGAAAAGAAATGACATCACTTAGTCCTGCAGCTTTTACCTTCTCACGACCGATAACCATCATACCTTCAGAAATATCTGCACCAATAAGATGTTCAGGCTTCAGCTCTTTAGCTGCAAGAATGGCAAAGTCGCCAGTACCTGTAGCAATGTCAAGCATCTGCTTTGGACGGAAAGGCTGCAACTGACGAATAGCTTTCTTACGCCACCCCTTATCAATATTTCCAGAAAGACGATGATTTAGGGTGTCATAAGTGGGTGCGATGTTATCAAACATCTCTTCTATTAGTTTTCCTTTCTCGCCATCGCCATCATAGGGCTTAATCTTTTCCTGCTCGTACATATTTGTTTAATTCATAATTCATAATTCATAATTCATAATTATGATTACTATTCTTTGATATGCTATTAGAGCATATTAGGTGTTAAGCACTGAATAGTTCTAATCAAAATTATGAATTTAGAATTATGAATTTAGTATTTATCAATTTACTTTCTTGAAGCTAAGTACTCCTTCACGTTCTTTTCGATACGTGCAGCAATATCACCATCTTCAACAGCCTTGTCAAACTTCTCGCCTGTGATATGCTCGTAGAGCTCGATATAACGATCGCTAACAGTCTCTGCATATTCATCTGTAATCTCAGGCATTGTCTGTCCAGGCTCATTCATAAAGTTGTGCTCAATAAGCCACTGACGAAGGAATTCCTTAGAAAGTTGCTTCTGAGGTTCACCCTTCTCAAGTTTCTCCTCGTAACCTTCTGCGTAGAAGTAGCGGCTTGAGTCTGGTGTGTGAATCTCATCAATGAGGTAGCACTGACCATCACGCTTGCCGAACTCATACTTTGTATCAACGAGTATCAAGCCCTGCTTTGCAGCAATCTCCTGACCACGTGCAAAGAGTTTACGTGTCCAGTCTTCGATAATTGCATAGTCTTCTGCAGAAACAATACCCTGCTCAATAATCTCTTCCTTAGAGATGTTCATGTCGTGACCTTCGTCAGCCTTAGTAGTTGGAGTTACGATTGGCTCTGGGAAACGCTCGTTCTCACGCATACCATCAGGGAGTTTTACGCCACAAATCTCGCGACATCCGTCCTTGTAGGCACGCCATGCAGAACCTGTAAGGATTGAACGGATAATCATTTCAACACGAAAGCCTTCACACTTCAGACCAACAGTTACCATTGGGTCAGGAGTAGCCAACTTCCAGTTAGGACAGATATCTGTTGTCAGGTCAAGGAACTTGGCAGCAATTTGGTTTAAAACCTGTCCTTTGAATGGTATTCCCTTTGGCAGTACAACGTCGAATGCAGAGATTCTGTCGGTAGCTACCATGACGATAAGATCGTCGTTGATGTCATACACATCACGTACTTTGCCGTGATACACACTTTTCTGTCCATCGAAATGGAATTCAGTTTTTGTTAATGCTTTCATTGTTTTTATGTTTATAGAGTCCTATCTCTTGTTAGCTTTATCGTGTGCTTCGTATGCGTTCACGATACGCGTAACCAATTTGTGTCTTACAATATCTTTCTTGTCAAGATTGATGACCGATATACCATCCACCCCATTTAGAATAGAAAGAGCTTCTTTCAATCCGCTTTTCTCGACATGGGGGAGGTCTATCTGCGTAAGGTCACCTGTAATAACCATCTTTGTATTCCAGCCCATTCGTGTTAAGAACATACGGATTTGTGCTGGTGTTGTGTTCTGTGCTTCATCAAGGATGACAACAGCATCGCTCAGTGTTCGGCCTCGCATGAATGCTAATGGAGCAATCTGAATGATATGCTTATCCATCATATCTTGTAGTTTGACAGCAGGGATCATATCCTCTAAAGCATCATAAAGTGGTTGAAGATATGGATCAATCTTATCCTTCATGTCACCCGGAAGGAAGCCAAGTTTCTCACCAGCTTCAACGGCTGGGCGTGATAAGATAATTTTCTTTGCAGCTTTCTCTTTGAGAGCCTTAACAGCCAAAGCAATACTGAGATAGGTCTTACCTGTTCCCGCTGGTCCAACTGCAAATATCATATCGTTTTTCTCGAAGGCATCAATCAGTTGCTGCTGATGTTCCGAACGACCTTTAATAGGTCTGCCCGATACAGAATAAACAAGGACGTCCTTTACCGCATCAGCTTTGGTCTTACGACCTTTCACGATATCAAGGATGTCCTCTTCTGTAATGGTGTTATACCGCTCCACATGCTTACGCATGGTTTCAATATCTTCTTCAATCTTTACCATCTCTTCCTCATCACCTAAGATGCGAATAACATTGTCTCTTGCAACAATTCTCAACTTAGGGAAGAGTGACTTTATCATTTGGAGGTGACCATTGCCAACCCCATAGAAGACTACTGGGTCTATATCTTCAAGAACTATATGCTTCTCTATCAATTTTTTCTACTTTATATTTGTTCGCAAAGTTACTATAAAATAATGATACTTACAAATTATTCTTAATTCATAATTCGCAATCAGCAAAAACTTATTACCTTTGTATCAATGAAACAAAAAAAGAAGATAACAAAGAATCGTTTTTTATTGGGCTTCATTGCTATAACTTTTCTTTTAGCCCTCATAAGGTTACTGTTTCCGTCTATCGCTCATGATAGGATGAAAGCATTATCCAAAGTTGATAGTGATAGCACGCATGTCATGGAAAAAGTTGACTCAGCTAAGATTAAAGCTCAATCAACTCCAAGTAATGTTAAGATGTCTCATTTCTTTACATCAGATGGTTCACAGAAGAAAAATAGAATCGTTGGTGTAAGAGATTATGAGGAGAGCTTCCCTGACTCACAGCCACAGCAACTTGAAGCTGCGTTGCGTTATGGTGTGAAGCCTGTTGCTGATCGTGCTGATGCTGAGAAGCGTAAGAGCGAGTTGGTATATGTTGGTAGTAATCCATATTATAATATGAAGAAGTTGAATAGTAGCATACCATATCTTGTGCCACGTGCTGCTATCTTACTTCAAGATATTGCCCGTAACTTTATGGATAGCTTGCAGACAAAGGGAGTTCCTATCAATAAACTTTTAGTTTCAAGCGTATTGAGAACAAAGGAAGATGTTGAGAAGCTTCGTCGGCATAATCATAATGCAACAGAGAATAGCTGCCACCTGTATGGTACAACCTTTGATATTGCTTACAATAAATATGTTTCAGTTACTCGTCCTGTGACAAATGATACTCTTAAATGGGTTTTAAGTGAAGTGCTTAACGACTTACGTTCACAAGGACGATGCTTCATAAAGCATGAGAAGCATCAGGGTTGTTTCCATATTACTGTAAGATAATTTAGTATTGAAAGCTGTCAAATCTTGAAATGCTTTTATAAAAAAAAGCCGTAGCAGTACAAGAAATAATCGTTGTGGCATTAATATAATCATCAGATTTTTTGGCTGTTAGAAAAAAAAGAAGTAATTTTGCAGTCGCTGTCACGAGATGACAGCATTAAATTCAAACCTTTAAAATATTTATTAAAGAATTATGGCAACAAAAATCAGATTGCAGCGCGGTGGTCGTAAGAACTATGCTTTCTACAGCATCGTAATCGCTGACGCTCGTGCACCACGTGATGGTAAGTTTACTGAGAAGATTGGTACTTATAACCCTAACACCAATCCAGCCACAGTATATTTGAATTTTGATCGTGCTCTTTACTGGGTTGAGACAGGTGCTCAGCCAACAGACACTGCTCGTAACATCCTTAAGGGTGAGGGCGTTTACATGATGAAGCACCTCCGTGGTGGTGTTAAGAAGGGCGCATTCGACGAGGCTGCATGCCAGCAGAAGTTTGATGCTTGGAAGCAGGCTAAGGTTGCAGCTACAGAGGCTGTTGAGAAGAAGGTAACCGACGCGAAGAAGGCTGCTGCTGCTCAGAACCTCGAGGCTGAGAAGAAGGTTAACGAGGCTATTGCTAAGAAGGTTGCAGACAAGAAGGCTGCTGCCGTTGCAGCACAGGCTGAGGCTGAGGCAGCACAGGCTGCTGAGGATACTACTTCTGAGGCTCCTGCAGAGGAGGCACCAGCAGAGGCATAACCCTCGCTCGCAATTAAAGCATAAGTCCATAGACTCTTCAAGAGTTTATGGACTTTTTTATTTGTGATAGATTCAAAAGTGTTACAATACGGTAAGCATTCCCACATAAATAAGTCATTCTTGTCTTACTAAATAAAGGTAATGATGTCCGATTTTTTCACATATCGATTTTGTAAAGACCACTAAACGGCTTGCTATAAACGCCTAATTGGCTTGCAAAAGATGCCCTTTTGAGGTCTAACTAACGCCCTTTTGGACCCTTGTTAAGCACCTTTTAAAAGCTCCCTCTGGTAACTATTTGATAACAAGTAACTTATGTAAGCGTTAAAATAACTCACTTTTAAGTCACTTCCCTGCCTTTTCTTCAATCTTTTTGTCAATATATTTCATTGCCTTGCGACTTTAAATATAACACAGATGCACGAAGGTAACGAGGGCTTTATTTAAAGATACGTAGCCCACAGTGACACCGACGAGGGAGGAATCAAAGGACCATAGCTGCAGTTTTTATTGGAAAAATAGATGATAAAGATATCAGAAACCTGTGTGGAACTTCTCTGTTGCTCTTTATACCATAGGTATTTCCGTGTATAGCTATTAGTCCTCTTTGCTCTCCGTGTACCTTATTATCTAAGGGTCTACTTTATCACTCCATATTTCGCAAGAACCGTCATAATGACTTGTTCTCCCCTTTTCAATAAATGTGTCGTTGAGGCTTGATTACCTTGCAATATGTTACTAATGTAGTTTCAACTTATTATGATGTGTCATTAAATCTACCTATACATACTCTTCTCCTTGTAGGAAGACTCGTTTTACGATAGGTGTTGTGTAAGCGTATGGGATAAATTCAATAGAAGGAATCGTATCTGTAATGAAGAAGTTAGCAACCTTTCCACGTGTTATAGAGCCATATTCCTTACTTAATCCCATTGCACATGCTCCATTCAAGGTTGCGGCGTTGATTGCTTCTGCTGGCATTAGGCGCATCTTGATACAGGCAAGAGAAATGATAAACTTCATATCTCCTGATGGAGTAGAGCCCGGGTTATAATCGCTTGCAAGGGCAAGTGGCAATCCTCGATCTATCATCTTTCGTCCTAAGGCAAAAGGTAGGTTAAGGAAGAAGGAGGTTCCTGGAAGTGCAGTAGGCATGGTTTTGCTGTTCTTTAGAATCTTTATTTCCTCTTCTGTCATACTCTCTAAGTGATCAACTGACAGTGCGTTATGCTCTACACCAACCTCTACACCACCAGATGATTCTAACTCGTCGGCATGAATCTTTGGTCGCATACCATATTCTGCACCAGCTTTTAGAATGTGTGCAGTCTCTTCTGGGGTAAAGAAACCTGTGTCACAGAAGACATCAATGAACTCTGCTAATTTCTCTGCACCCACAGCTGGTATCATTTCGTTGATAATCAAATCAACATAAGCATCTTGTCTACCTTTATATTCACGCGAAACAGCATGTGCACCAAGGAATGTTGCAACGACTTTCAGCTGTGTTGTCTCTTTGATACGACGGATAACACGGAGCATCTTTAGTTCATCTTCCATGTTAAGTCCATATCCACTTTTTATCTCTACACATCCAGTTCCTTTTCTAATAATCTCATCAACACGTTTCATCGCTTGTTGATAAAGATCTTCTTCACTCATTTCATGAAGGCGATCTGCTGAGTTAAGGATACCACCACCACGTTTAGCAATTTCTGCATAGCTAAGTCCACGAATCTTGTCAACAAACTCTTGCTCTCGACTACCAGCAAAGACAATGTGGGTATGAGAGTCACACCATGAAGGGAGAATTGTTCCTCCTTCTGCATCAACAATCTCCTCGTTCCCAAAAGCTGGTGGGCAATCACTCATCTTACCGTAATCAGCAAAATGTCCGTCCTCTATAATAAGGTAAGCATTGGGCAGCGTGTTTAGTTCTGTCATCTCTTTACCTTTAAGACATAGCTTTCCCTCATGCCCTATACCAGCAAGTAAGCCGATGTTTTTTACTATTAATCTTTTCATTTCAAGTGTTCCTATAATCTATGAAAGTGTGAGAATATGGGATGTTCAATAAGAAAGGGGTTATGTCAAAATTGTAGACAATCTTGATACAACCCCTTTATGACTTATTTATTTGCGTAAGAATTCAACAGACTTGGCGATGTGAGGTGCCATAAACTCGTCTGTGTCAATGAAAGGTACACTCTCACGATAAGCCTTATGGATAGCTTCTATCGTAGGAGAAGACTTTAACGGACGACGGAACTCAAGTGCTTGTGCAGCATTGAAAAGTTCGATAGCAAGTACACGCTCCGTATTCAATACAACCTGATAGAGCTTTGTTGCAGCATTGGCACCCATACTAACATGGTCTTCCTGCCCTTGCGAAGATGGAATACTGTCGACAGATGCAGGTGTACAATAAGTCTTACTCTGGCTAACAATAGATGCTGCTGTGTATTGTGGAATCATAAAACCACTGTTTACACCAGGTTTAGCTACAAGGAAACTTGGTAGATTGCGTGTTCCAGAAACGAGCTTATAGATACGACGTTCAGAGATATTGCTTAGTTCGCAGAGTGCGATAGCAAGGAAGTCCATTGGTTGTGCAATTGGTTCTCCGTGGAAGTTTCCTGCTGAGATAACAAGATCTTCATCAGGACAAACGGTTGGGTTATCAGTTGCAGCATTCACTTCAATATCTACGACAGACTTAACATAGGCAATGGTGTCCTTTGATGCGCCATGTACCTGTGGCATACAGCGGAATGAATAAGGGTCTTGTACGTTGACTTTAGGCTGTTTAATAAGCTCACTGCCTTCTAATAGTTCTCTTATACGTGCTGCAGTGTCAATCTGTCCCTTGTGATGACGAACAGCGTGAACAGCGTGTGTGAATGGTTCAATACGTCCATCGTAAGCCTCAAGAGACATTGTACCGATAACATCAGCCCACTCGCTCAAACGTTCACTTTGTAAGAGTGCCCATACAGCGAAGGCATTCATATTCTGAGTTCCATTGAGTAAGGCAAGTCCTTCTTTAGAAACGAGTTCGATAACCTCCCATTTCATCTTTTTAAGGATGGCAGCACCAGAGAAGATTTCGCCTTTGTATTCAACTTCACCCATACCGATAAGTGGTAGAGAAAGGTGAGCTAAAGGAACGAGGTCGCCTGATGCACCTAACGATCCTTGCATATATACAATAGGATAAATGTCGTTGTTGAAGAAGTCTATCAGTCGCTCGACGGTCTTCAGCTGACAGGCTGAGTAACCATAACTGAGCGACTGAATCTTGAGCAGCAA contains the following coding sequences:
- a CDS encoding DUF5715 family protein gives rise to the protein MKQKKKITKNRFLLGFIAITFLLALIRLLFPSIAHDRMKALSKVDSDSTHVMEKVDSAKIKAQSTPSNVKMSHFFTSDGSQKKNRIVGVRDYEESFPDSQPQQLEAALRYGVKPVADRADAEKRKSELVYVGSNPYYNMKKLNSSIPYLVPRAAILLQDIARNFMDSLQTKGVPINKLLVSSVLRTKEDVEKLRRHNHNATENSCHLYGTTFDIAYNKYVSVTRPVTNDTLKWVLSEVLNDLRSQGRCFIKHEKHQGCFHITVR
- a CDS encoding 30S ribosomal protein S16, with amino-acid sequence MATKIRLQRGGRKNYAFYSIVIADARAPRDGKFTEKIGTYNPNTNPATVYLNFDRALYWVETGAQPTDTARNILKGEGVYMMKHLRGGVKKGAFDEAACQQKFDAWKQAKVAATEAVEKKVTDAKKAAAAQNLEAEKKVNEAIAKKVADKKAAAVAAQAEAEAAQAAEDTTSEAPAEEAPAEA
- the hutI gene encoding imidazolonepropionase, translated to MKRLIVKNIGLLAGIGHEGKLCLKGKEMTELNTLPNAYLIIEDGHFADYGKMSDCPPAFGNEEIVDAEGGTILPSWCDSHTHIVFAGSREQEFVDKIRGLSYAEIAKRGGGILNSADRLHEMSEEDLYQQAMKRVDEIIRKGTGCVEIKSGYGLNMEDELKMLRVIRRIKETTQLKVVATFLGAHAVSREYKGRQDAYVDLIINEMIPAVGAEKLAEFIDVFCDTGFFTPEETAHILKAGAEYGMRPKIHADELESSGGVEVGVEHNALSVDHLESMTEEEIKILKNSKTMPTALPGTSFFLNLPFALGRKMIDRGLPLALASDYNPGSTPSGDMKFIISLACIKMRLMPAEAINAATLNGACAMGLSKEYGSITRGKVANFFITDTIPSIEFIPYAYTTPIVKRVFLQGEEYV
- the hutH gene encoding histidine ammonia-lyase, with protein sequence MNKIHQISAEHLSIEQIGEIIKNGTKLELSEDARQRIIRCREYLDNKIKESETPIYGVTTGFGSLCKISIDKDSLSQLQKNLVMSHACGVGDRVPNEIVKIMLLLKIQSLSYGYSACQLKTVERLIDFFNNDIYPIVYMQGSLGASGDLVPLAHLSLPLIGMGEVEYKGEIFSGAAILKKMKWEVIELVSKEGLALLNGTQNMNAFAVWALLQSERLSEWADVIGTMSLEAYDGRIEPFTHAVHAVRHHKGQIDTAARIRELLEGSELIKQPKVNVQDPYSFRCMPQVHGASKDTIAYVKSVVDIEVNAATDNPTVCPDEDLVISAGNFHGEPIAQPMDFLAIALCELSNISERRIYKLVSGTRNLPSFLVAKPGVNSGFMIPQYTAASIVSQSKTYCTPASVDSIPSSQGQEDHVSMGANAATKLYQVVLNTERVLAIELFNAAQALEFRRPLKSSPTIEAIHKAYRESVPFIDTDEFMAPHIAKSVEFLRK